In the genome of Persephonella sp. KM09-Lau-8, one region contains:
- the lpxK gene encoding tetraacyldisaccharide 4'-kinase: MLKILSLIYEKLALLRRWLYDTKILKSQKLPVPVISVGNLSVGGTGKTPITIAIARKLQSQGYRVCVLSRGYKRKTKGTIVVSDGKKIFTDWKSSGDEPYLIATYNIPVVVSESRYEAGIKAIELFKPDIFILDDGFQHYQLYRDIDILVVDATKPFWEDQPLPAGRLREPIETYKYADLFVINRFEKVKNKEQFLKKLKAFDKPFFITEEKFQHLTNLKENIPVKDLKGEKIGIFAGLGNNQQFFNTVEDLSKKYNFQVLHKISFPDHYDYPSLELSQNVDKWITTEKDIIKLKPETIKKYNIFALKYELKLPEEMVEFINKKINPKRK, from the coding sequence ATGTTAAAAATTCTATCACTAATTTATGAAAAATTAGCCCTATTAAGAAGATGGCTATATGATACAAAAATCCTTAAATCACAGAAACTTCCTGTTCCTGTAATATCTGTAGGAAACCTGTCTGTTGGAGGAACAGGCAAAACTCCAATTACTATAGCTATTGCAAGAAAGCTACAAAGTCAGGGATACAGGGTATGTGTTTTATCTAGAGGCTATAAAAGGAAGACTAAAGGCACAATAGTTGTATCAGATGGGAAAAAAATATTTACAGACTGGAAAAGCTCCGGAGATGAGCCCTATCTTATAGCAACTTATAATATTCCAGTCGTAGTTTCAGAAAGCAGATATGAAGCCGGAATAAAGGCAATAGAACTATTTAAGCCAGATATTTTCATCCTTGATGATGGTTTTCAGCACTACCAGCTTTACAGGGATATTGATATTCTCGTAGTGGATGCAACAAAACCTTTCTGGGAAGACCAGCCATTACCGGCAGGGAGATTAAGGGAACCTATTGAAACCTATAAATATGCAGATTTATTTGTTATCAATAGATTTGAAAAAGTAAAAAATAAAGAGCAGTTTTTGAAGAAGCTAAAAGCATTTGACAAACCCTTTTTTATAACTGAGGAAAAATTTCAACATTTAACAAATCTAAAAGAAAATATCCCAGTCAAAGATCTAAAAGGCGAAAAAATAGGAATTTTCGCAGGTCTTGGAAATAATCAGCAGTTCTTTAATACAGTTGAAGATTTATCAAAGAAATATAATTTTCAGGTTTTGCATAAAATATCTTTTCCAGACCATTATGACTATCCTTCCCTTGAACTGTCCCAGAATGTAGATAAATGGATAACAACAGAAAAAGACATCATAAAATTAAAGCCTGAAACAATCAAAAAATACAATATCTTTGCATTAAAATATGAGTTAAAATTACCTGAAGAAATGGTGGAATTTATTAACAAAAAAATTAATCCGAAAAG
- a CDS encoding GGDEF domain-containing protein: MLNWRKNKEIYHDTTSPEFDKIRLIYIFIILGSVVLYIMSFVHLQRGEKDLFLFEALVSTGGLLSLLYMRITGKVSIAENFILIGLYVLFIMIIIDGGLEKTGIYWIFVFPFVSFFLKGNKVGLLWNILILGTIILFLYLSNEKIISIAYTPIEIRQFIGAYLIVMTLAYIFENTLLKSYDKLSKLAMTDSLTGLYNRYYLFKRLEEEIKRAKRYNHPLCMIIFDIDNFKQINDKYGHDVGDAVLTMVARVLKRNIRETDIAGRFGGEEFVIVCPETDIENGYLVAEKIREAISQINFGDFKVTVSIGLSCFSGETAEQLLKKADIALYRAKDSGKNRVEIYNEKNCPQREQIKTTHQEQQAV, translated from the coding sequence ATGCTTAATTGGAGAAAAAATAAAGAAATATATCACGATACCACATCTCCTGAGTTTGATAAGATCAGATTGATATACATTTTTATAATACTTGGGTCTGTTGTTCTTTATATTATGTCTTTTGTTCATTTACAACGGGGAGAGAAGGATCTATTTCTTTTTGAGGCGCTGGTTTCTACCGGAGGTTTACTTAGTTTACTCTATATGCGAATTACAGGAAAGGTCAGTATTGCTGAGAATTTTATACTCATAGGTCTTTATGTTCTATTTATTATGATTATTATTGATGGAGGTCTTGAAAAAACCGGTATTTACTGGATTTTTGTTTTTCCCTTTGTCTCTTTTTTCCTGAAGGGTAATAAAGTTGGCCTTTTGTGGAATATACTGATTTTGGGAACAATAATACTATTTTTATACCTCAGTAACGAGAAGATAATTTCTATTGCATATACTCCTATTGAAATCAGACAGTTTATAGGTGCTTATTTGATAGTAATGACTCTCGCATATATATTTGAGAATACACTTTTAAAATCTTATGACAAGTTATCAAAGCTTGCTATGACCGATTCTCTTACAGGTTTGTATAACAGATATTATTTATTTAAAAGACTGGAAGAAGAAATTAAAAGAGCAAAAAGATATAATCATCCGCTATGTATGATTATTTTTGATATTGATAATTTTAAACAGATAAATGACAAGTATGGTCATGATGTTGGGGATGCTGTTTTAACTATGGTAGCAAGGGTGCTAAAAAGGAATATAAGAGAAACAGATATAGCTGGAAGATTTGGTGGTGAAGAGTTTGTTATTGTATGTCCTGAAACAGATATAGAAAATGGTTATTTAGTTGCAGAAAAGATTAGAGAAGCTATATCTCAGATAAATTTTGGCGATTTTAAAGTTACTGTTAGTATAGGCTTATCATGTTTTAGTGGTGAAACGGCCGAACAACTACTTAAGAAAGCAGATATAGCTCTTTATAGAGCCAAAGATTCAGGTAAAAACAGGGTGGAAATATATAATGAAAAAAACTGCCCCCAAAGGGAGCAGATAAAAACAACACACCAGGAGCAGCAAGCAGTCTAA
- a CDS encoding TonB-dependent receptor, which yields MKRLLLAGMLVPAFLSYANAQEVIKVKKITVSEEILPEETKGETKEATQEDVKITRQIDLGEILSNLFPEVNHIRKGGTANDITIRGFGRDNINVLIDGQRIYGACPNRMDPAIFHMSTRQVKEVKILEGPFDVSNQGSLAGVVNLISKDPEAGAGGSVFFTGGYFNYLSGGIEAYGGNETVRVLAGYSKQYSKPYESGEGKKITEYANYKPSEIDHTSFNIDNFWSKVVITPDNENRLEINYAFDEAKDVLYPYLLMDAMYDRTHRINGEYYIKSLDLKISAYWNFVRHDMQDRWRKSSNMWASRGYMMRTLAKTKTYGAKIEKGWKIGDIKLRTGIDAYLRNWKADNVVMTLDNRGMIPDVDIKNIGAFVEGAKKINNFVISAGLRVDSTKSESDKNALGAANRNIYNEYYGNNYDLDQTDTYVSGNIVLRYKFDKRSNAYIGFGHTVRVPDPEERFIALKKPMTKPDWVGNPNLDPTQNNEVDAGFEYYWGLFGIKGNVFYSDLTDYIYLTKIRNLSNTKNAMSYQNIDAHIYGGDLTVIGMLTDTVSIEAGAAYQRGKKDSGNYTDSDLAEIPPLKTRLAIKYDNGTAFGLLETIYAAKQSKVDSDLNEKETKSYYVVNLKTGYNVGDRAFVGLGIDNLFDKNYYTHLSYLRNPFSSGTKIPEPGRFVYMNISLKF from the coding sequence ATGAAGAGGCTTCTACTGGCGGGGATGCTGGTTCCAGCTTTCCTATCATACGCAAATGCACAGGAAGTAATCAAAGTAAAAAAAATCACCGTATCTGAAGAAATCCTTCCAGAAGAAACTAAAGGAGAGACAAAAGAAGCCACACAGGAAGATGTAAAAATCACAAGACAGATTGACCTTGGGGAAATTTTATCAAACCTCTTTCCAGAGGTTAACCATATAAGAAAAGGTGGAACAGCTAACGATATTACTATTAGGGGATTTGGTAGAGATAATATAAATGTTTTGATAGATGGTCAGAGAATATATGGAGCCTGTCCAAACAGAATGGATCCGGCTATATTCCACATGTCAACCAGACAGGTCAAAGAAGTAAAAATCTTAGAAGGTCCTTTTGATGTTTCAAATCAGGGTTCTCTCGCTGGAGTTGTTAACCTGATATCAAAAGACCCAGAAGCAGGAGCAGGAGGTTCAGTATTTTTCACAGGAGGATATTTTAACTATCTATCAGGAGGAATTGAGGCTTATGGTGGAAATGAAACTGTAAGAGTGCTTGCAGGTTATAGCAAACAATACTCTAAACCTTATGAGTCAGGAGAAGGTAAGAAAATTACTGAGTATGCAAATTACAAACCATCAGAGATTGACCATACCTCGTTTAATATAGACAACTTCTGGTCTAAAGTTGTTATTACACCTGACAATGAGAACCGACTGGAAATTAATTATGCCTTTGACGAAGCAAAAGATGTTTTATATCCATATTTGCTAATGGATGCCATGTACGACAGAACCCACAGGATAAATGGCGAATATTATATTAAATCACTGGATTTGAAAATATCTGCATACTGGAACTTTGTAAGACATGATATGCAGGATAGATGGAGAAAATCTTCTAATATGTGGGCTTCCCGTGGATATATGATGAGAACTCTGGCCAAAACAAAAACCTATGGAGCCAAAATTGAAAAAGGCTGGAAAATCGGAGATATAAAACTAAGAACAGGAATAGATGCTTATCTAAGAAACTGGAAAGCAGACAATGTAGTAATGACTTTGGATAACAGAGGTATGATACCTGATGTTGATATTAAAAATATAGGTGCATTTGTTGAAGGAGCAAAAAAGATTAACAATTTTGTTATATCAGCAGGTCTAAGAGTAGACAGTACAAAATCTGAATCTGATAAAAATGCTCTTGGGGCGGCAAACAGGAACATATATAACGAGTATTATGGAAATAATTACGACCTTGATCAGACAGATACCTATGTATCAGGGAATATAGTCCTGAGATATAAATTTGATAAAAGGTCTAATGCTTATATTGGTTTTGGACATACTGTTAGAGTTCCTGATCCTGAAGAAAGATTCATAGCATTGAAAAAACCAATGACTAAACCTGACTGGGTAGGAAATCCAAATCTTGATCCAACCCAAAACAATGAAGTTGATGCAGGATTTGAGTATTACTGGGGATTATTTGGAATAAAAGGAAATGTTTTTTACAGTGATCTTACAGATTATATATATCTGACAAAAATTAGAAACCTCTCAAATACCAAAAATGCCATGTCTTACCAGAACATAGATGCTCACATATACGGTGGAGATTTAACAGTTATTGGAATGCTGACAGATACTGTTTCAATAGAAGCAGGAGCTGCTTATCAAAGGGGTAAAAAAGATAGCGGAAACTACACAGACAGCGACCTTGCAGAAATTCCACCATTAAAAACAAGGCTTGCTATTAAATATGACAATGGAACAGCTTTTGGGTTACTGGAAACAATATACGCTGCAAAACAATCTAAAGTTGACAGTGACCTGAATGAAAAAGAAACAAAATCTTACTATGTAGTAAATCTGAAAACAGGATACAATGTAGGTGATAGGGCATTTGTAGGTTTAGGTATAGACAATCTGTTTGATAAAAATTACTACACCCATCTATCTTATCTCAGAAATCCTTTCAGCAGCGGAACAAAAATTCCTGAACCTGGAAGATTTGTTTATATGAATATAAGCCTTAAGTTTTAG
- a CDS encoding SCO family protein — MLRLRTFFTAFLVIILANFAFAYQFYGYPYVQKIKNFTLTDHNGNKVSLSDFKGKYLLVFFGYTYCPDVCPTSMFRISETLKHLGKYKDKVHVLFISVDPERDTPELLKKFISFYDPTGKYITGLVGSPEEIKKVAKMFRAYYEKVPLKDNPEVGYLVDHTAFIYLLDKNGIMRLIFRPANDDPEKIAQDIIQVIKFFGDGE, encoded by the coding sequence ATGTTAAGATTGAGGACATTTTTTACAGCTTTTTTAGTTATTATTTTGGCTAACTTTGCTTTTGCATATCAGTTTTACGGATATCCTTACGTACAAAAAATAAAGAATTTTACTCTCACAGATCACAATGGGAATAAGGTAAGCTTATCTGATTTTAAAGGGAAATATTTACTCGTATTTTTTGGATATACATACTGTCCTGATGTTTGTCCAACTTCTATGTTCAGAATATCAGAAACATTGAAACACTTAGGGAAATATAAGGATAAAGTCCATGTACTATTTATCTCGGTAGACCCTGAAAGGGATACACCTGAGCTCTTGAAAAAGTTTATATCTTTTTATGATCCAACAGGTAAATACATAACTGGTCTCGTAGGTTCCCCAGAAGAGATAAAAAAAGTTGCGAAAATGTTTAGAGCTTATTATGAGAAAGTTCCTCTTAAAGACAATCCTGAGGTTGGCTATCTGGTAGATCATACGGCTTTCATTTATCTTCTGGATAAAAACGGTATTATGCGACTAATTTTTAGACCTGCCAATGATGATCCTGAAAAAATAGCTCAGGATATAATACAGGTAATAAAATTCTTTGGAGATGGAGAATGA
- a CDS encoding copper chaperone PCu(A)C — translation MRKIAAFLLTGLVSCVLAAPEIIVKDPWVRAVPPTMKNTALFMVIENKGDAEDSLIDVKTEICNQSMIHKTENSNGVMKMVHVEKVVIPPKSTVVFKPGGFHVMLMGLKNPIKPGQMLKFTLIFEKTGAKTIEAPVKMK, via the coding sequence ATGAGAAAAATAGCAGCATTTTTATTAACAGGACTGGTTTCGTGTGTACTTGCAGCACCAGAAATCATTGTAAAAGATCCATGGGTTAGAGCTGTTCCACCTACAATGAAAAATACTGCTTTATTTATGGTAATTGAGAACAAAGGAGATGCAGAGGACTCTTTAATTGATGTTAAAACAGAAATTTGTAATCAATCTATGATCCACAAAACTGAGAACAGCAATGGTGTCATGAAAATGGTTCATGTGGAAAAAGTAGTGATTCCTCCTAAGTCCACAGTTGTTTTTAAACCTGGTGGTTTTCATGTCATGTTAATGGGATTGAAAAATCCTATAAAACCTGGACAGATGTTAAAATTCACATTAATTTTTGAGAAAACAGGAGCTAAAACTATAGAAGCTCCTGTTAAAATGAAATAA
- a CDS encoding c-type cytochrome: MKKILTAAVLAIVATTSISNALTREEIEKDPILKGKMLAKRCSWCHDINRTVIAPSFKEILKRYKDVPEETLKKQFTDVIKNGSKGRWTEWMKGHIKTKKVGSVEAMYMPPQKPYYNDKEIELIVNWLLTLKK; the protein is encoded by the coding sequence ATGAAAAAGATTCTAACAGCAGCAGTATTAGCTATCGTTGCAACAACATCTATAAGCAATGCACTTACAAGGGAAGAGATAGAAAAAGACCCAATACTCAAAGGTAAGATGTTAGCCAAAAGATGTTCATGGTGCCATGATATAAACAGAACAGTAATAGCACCATCCTTTAAAGAAATATTAAAAAGATACAAAGATGTTCCAGAAGAAACTCTAAAAAAACAGTTTACAGATGTTATCAAAAATGGTAGTAAAGGTAGATGGACTGAATGGATGAAAGGTCACATAAAAACCAAAAAAGTAGGAAGTGTGGAAGCAATGTATATGCCTCCACAAAAACCTTATTACAATGACAAAGAAATAGAACTTATTGTAAACTGGCTATTAACTCTAAAAAAGTAA
- a CDS encoding ABC transporter permease produces MLKLLKYEFYNMYRNKWIIFYLLFFLILTAALFYFAKAPVKVVSTLLQLVILVIPLISLILGTIFLYDSRNFIELLLSQPINRKNIFIAKYLGTSISLSLSFLIGIWLPFLISLRYIEAPPEYQLYTLLTISGIFMTFIFVAFAFMIATFFEDRVKGFGASILLWLYMTLIYDGIILFITVYFREYPLEKPVLILSILNPVDIARIFVILKLDVAALLGYTGAIFQKFFDTGFGITVSFIVMVLWILIPLFLGMFKFSRKDF; encoded by the coding sequence ATGCTTAAGCTTCTGAAATACGAATTTTACAACATGTACCGAAATAAATGGATAATCTTTTATCTCTTATTTTTCCTGATTTTAACTGCTGCTTTATTTTATTTTGCAAAAGCACCTGTTAAAGTAGTTTCTACTCTACTACAACTGGTTATTCTTGTTATTCCCCTTATAAGTCTTATTTTAGGAACAATATTCCTCTACGATTCCAGAAATTTTATAGAACTACTGCTGTCCCAACCAATTAATAGAAAGAACATATTTATAGCAAAATATCTGGGAACCTCCATATCACTTTCCTTAAGTTTTCTAATAGGAATATGGTTGCCTTTTCTGATATCACTTAGATATATAGAAGCTCCTCCGGAATATCAGCTTTACACTCTACTAACTATTTCTGGGATATTTATGACATTTATATTTGTGGCTTTTGCATTTATGATCGCCACATTTTTTGAGGATAGGGTAAAAGGGTTTGGAGCCTCAATTTTATTATGGCTATATATGACACTTATATATGATGGAATAATACTGTTTATTACTGTCTACTTTAGAGAGTATCCTCTGGAGAAACCAGTTTTAATACTATCCATCCTTAATCCTGTAGATATTGCAAGAATTTTTGTGATACTTAAGTTAGATGTTGCTGCTTTACTTGGATATACAGGGGCAATCTTCCAGAAATTTTTTGATACAGGATTTGGGATAACTGTTTCCTTTATTGTTATGGTGTTATGGATATTAATTCCTTTATTTTTAGGCATGTTTAAATTCAGTAGAAAAGATTTTTAA
- a CDS encoding ABC transporter ATP-binding protein, which produces MVKVKNLYKRFGKQEVLKGINLEITRGKVVSILGPNGSGKTTLIKSILGLVIPTSGEIYVKGESIEKSWHYRKFIGYMPQVAVFPENLTLKELINMLIDIRKEGYNPNIKDEFIEYFKLQQYMDKKLKNLSGGTKQKVSALITFMFDPEIFFLDEPTVGLDPVSSSFLKDKIRQQVEREKLVILTSHIMSEVEELADEIVFLLEGQIYLTGTVKEIIEKSGEKNLERAIAKLMEKGYNA; this is translated from the coding sequence ATGGTCAAAGTAAAAAATCTTTATAAAAGATTTGGTAAACAGGAAGTTCTGAAAGGAATAAATCTGGAAATTACCAGAGGCAAAGTGGTATCAATTCTGGGACCTAATGGCTCAGGGAAAACGACTCTTATAAAATCAATTCTGGGGCTTGTTATACCAACCTCAGGGGAAATATATGTAAAAGGAGAAAGTATAGAAAAAAGCTGGCATTACAGAAAGTTTATAGGATATATGCCTCAGGTAGCAGTTTTCCCTGAAAATTTAACATTGAAAGAGCTTATAAATATGCTTATAGACATAAGAAAAGAAGGATATAATCCAAATATCAAAGATGAATTTATAGAGTATTTCAAACTACAGCAATACATGGATAAAAAACTGAAAAATCTATCTGGTGGAACAAAACAAAAAGTAAGCGCTCTAATTACTTTCATGTTTGATCCTGAAATATTTTTCCTGGATGAACCTACTGTGGGATTAGACCCTGTTTCCAGCAGCTTTCTGAAGGATAAAATACGCCAGCAGGTTGAAAGGGAAAAACTTGTTATTCTTACATCCCATATAATGAGTGAAGTTGAAGAGCTTGCTGATGAAATTGTATTTTTATTGGAAGGACAGATTTATCTAACAGGCACAGTAAAAGAGATAATAGAAAAATCAGGAGAAAAAAATCTGGAAAGGGCAATAGCAAAACTGATGGAGAAGGGATACAATGCTTAA